The genomic segment ACCTTTGCCTATCACCCCAAAGCACTGATAATGGTATTCCCTCCTTCTTCATTACATTAATTACATGATTAAGTAAAGCAGACATATAACCCTTCCCCCTCTCCTCGGGTAATGTGGCAACACCCCCAATGCCACCCATTATGATACTGACACCGAAGCTAATGGCCTTCATTTTAAATAAACCAATGTGGGAAACCAATTTACCGTTATCCTCAATAACATAGAATGATGATAAATCCCTACACGCATCACTATAAATATAAGGGTAATGCCTAGGGAAGAAACCACTTGGGAAACCGTAACTCCTTTCAAGTAGTCTCATGAATTCATCCCACTCCTCCTCCTTAACATTCCTAATAATCATTAACCTACAGTAAGCGTACCCGCGGTTTTAAATTAATGCCACATTACCTAATGACGATTACCTTCATCACTTAGGGTAAGCATAATCAATATCATAATCATTAATAATGATAATACAGGAAACACCAGGTACATTACCGTTAAGGTACCTATACTCACTTCATTACCCCACAGTACCTTAATTGTTAATGAACCATTAATTATCAATGTAGCTTCAGGATACTTAACTAGCGTACCATTGTTAAGTAAGTAGCCTCTAAACACCATTAAACCCAAGTACCTTGGTTCCTTAAGTTTAAGCACATACCCCTTAGGATACCAATACACTAACGGCGTCTCATTCCCGCTTAACCCAATTAACTTCACTTCAAATAATTGATTATAAATTACCCTTACCTCAGTTGGCCCATTAACAATAATAGTTACGCTACTTGAATTAATAATACGCGTCTCATTAATCACGAATTCAATGCGTTTAATTACTGATGAATTACCGGTAATTAATCTACCTAGGGTTAGATTAAGCATGTATCCTTTAGGAACCATTATAAATTCCGATCCATTAATTAATGATATGAAGACAGGCACATAGTAGTATAATGGTCCAGGGTATTCGTAGGCGCTGCCAGTAATCTGAACGTTAACACCATTACTCACTAGGGCTGATGCATTAGCTACAGCCTCACCTGTTAATGTACCAATACCCCACGTGTACGGTGCCGGGTAATATGATTCATTAACCCTATGAAGTAACGTGAAGGTTGCATTAACACTTTTAACCACAGCCCATATTCCACACACTGGCCCAGTTAACACTAACTCAGTGTCAATAGGTATACCAAATTCAACGTAACTTGAACCATTAACGATGATGCTTGGTTTACCTGCATTAATCAATGTAACGTTATCAAACCATATTAATGACCCTTGAACACCATAACCGAAGCTTAAGTGAGCTGAATTAACCCCACTAACCATTATGGCTAACGTTAAGTTAAAGGGTGTTTTTAATTCACCTATAACCCTACTGTACGCGTAGTATTGTTGACCATTGAAGTCGCCTATGGATCCCAGACCCATTACATTACTTAAGGTGGCGTTGAGTGATGTTATGTTCCACACATTATCAACAATTGATGCTGCAGTTCCATTAAGTATAACAACATCTTGAACTATATAGTATCCGTCACCGGCCTTTACTATTGAATTCAATTGAATATCAGCATAATCATCACCAGCCTTAACCCCGCAATCACCCCTAACATCAGTTACATTAAGACTCCTAATGAAGGCTACACCCAATACTTCACTTGTTTCATAGGAGTAAGCCAATAATGGTTCACCATAATATAACGCCACACCGTAGTCAGCAACCCCAATTGGGTTATAGGAGTAGAATGCTTCACTGGAACTATTATATTGAAACATGTAGAATAAGTAAACTGAGTAATTATTATGATTAATGAATAATACACGCGACTCACCCTGCTTAATGACTAGTGAAGCACTGCCATTAACCACATGAACCATGTTATGAATCATAACTACTAATGATGAATTAGCCACCATATAGAGCACCCCCGGTCCATTAAGGTAGATTACGTATGATGAATTAGGATTAATTAATAAACCGTACATGGGCATTCCTGAACCAATAGTCATATTAAAGGATACTGGGGTCACGTTAACCAACTGAGGTTGCATTAATGCTGCAATAAATAGCGCCAGCATTATCATTACTAACCATGCTAGGTTGTGTTTAAATTACTTTAATGCTTAGTGGTAAGCGGTAACACGACTTCATTAAAGTATTTAATAATATCCCTTAATGCCGGTGACTCACTTGGCGATAATTTAAGAACCTCAACCTCCATTGCCTGCCTAGTAACGTAAAGTAATTTATCGTAGGCCACAGTGTATGGCTTAATCCCAGTAATCTCCTCAACCACTTTAACCCACTCCTTACCTGTTGTTGGATCCACAGGGTACTTGTAATCAAACATATTCAGTATTGGCGGTAGTATAGTTGCATTGCTCTTAATTCCCTTAATGAAGCCCACTATTGATGATAAGGACTCAATGGAACTATGGTCAACTGTGGTAACTGGTATTACGTACGTTGATTCACTTAATATAGGTTCCAGGAATTGCCTAGTGAAGCCCACTGAGGGTGTATCAATCACCATCATTATTGGCTTCAAGTACTCCATAATAACCCTTATTATGTACCTTAATTTAAATAATGGTAAACCCTCAACTATACTACCTGGCACTGAGAAAACCAGTCTCATCTCCTCATTACCAATAACCCATGATTTAAGGTAAAGCGCGTAAAGCGGGTTATTTATCTTACCTGTTAAGTAATCTGAGAGGGTGTAATTAACCTTAGTTAATGAGCCTAGTAAAACCTTAGACGCCGAGCCATTATCAACACCTAGGTCAAGAAGCACAACCGGGTATGGTGATGAACCCCTAAGTCTATATGCCGCTAATGTAGCCGTATTAACGGCTATAGTAGTCTTACCAGTACCACCCTTAGAACCACTGACGACAGTTATAATAATCGTCAATACTCCTCACCCGGCTTCCTAATACCCCTATTCTTAATGTCATTCGGCCCAGGTTCACTTGGGGTCTTATTACTCTCATTACTCTTACCCTTAGGTGAAATGAAGGCGCTTAACACCAGTATTATTATACCTGCACCATAGACTATTGGGCCAATTATTGCGTAACCCAGCATTGATACTGCGTATCCAATTATATTAAGCACTGCACCAATCATGAGCATTATCCTAGCATCCATAATTAAACATAGGCATCTGGTATTAAAAAATTATCTTTAATAAATCTAGAAGCCGTATGCGTATTAGGCGAAGCCTGTTATGAACTTACCTGGATTCAACTTCAACCAATCCTTAGCATCCATCTTAAGATTCTTCTCAATCCTGTCCCTATGGAAGTTGTTAAGGGTGCAGAACGGTATTATTCTCCCATCAGGCACCGCGTAATGTATGTCGCATCTTTGTATGCGTTGAACATCAAAGTTCATAGTATCCATGAAGTGCATTATACCTATCCCTATTATGTTGAACATGAATTTGCCTAATGCATCGTAACTCTTCTTAACTATCACATCCTGAAGCAGATCCTTCACTGCTTTATGCTTAACGTACTTAAGTAACTTAAGCGTCTTAAGACTACCAATGGCCCTATGGACACCTCCCTTAACTGCCTCATTGTATATCCTCCATATTTCAGCCTCAAATCCATCAACATCAACAAGCTTAGTTATTGGAACAATATCCTTAGCATCCTCATCATAGTATATGAATGTTGATGCACCGCAAACTGGGTTATTCGTAAACAGCGGCTTCGGTGAATTTGTAAGTACTTCAACTAACTTACCTAAGGCCACGGGCCAATTAACCGGCCTCCAATCCCACCTACTTATCTTACCACCGGTCTGCTTCTCAGTCTCAATTATGACGTCGGGTATTGTTATTCTATACTGCCTTAACTCCTCAGGTGAATACTCCTTAGCCCTACCTGAGAATGACACAGGCTGCACATTAACCCATCTAACTACATCCCTGTTCTTAACTGCGAAGTCAAGTATCTTACCAATATCCTTCTCATTATAGTTCTTCGCCATGGTGACCACCAGTACGATGGATCTATGGCCAAGTTTCCTGGCATTATCAATAACCTTCTTCTTTAATTCAGCATAAGCCTTAGGGTCGTATAGCCTATGCCTCCACACACCCTTATTGTTAGGATCAATAGTATCGAACTGAAGGTATATTGTTGATACACCGGCATCAAGCAATGCCTTATAGTAGTTAATGTCATTAGCTATCCTAATACCATTAGTGTTAACCTCAACATGATCAAAGCCAAGCTTCTTAGC from the Caldivirga maquilingensis IC-167 genome contains:
- a CDS encoding thermopsin, which produces MLALFIAALMQPQLVNVTPVSFNMTIGSGMPMYGLLINPNSSYVIYLNGPGVLYMVANSSLVVMIHNMVHVVNGSASLVIKQGESRVLFINHNNYSVYLFYMFQYNSSSEAFYSYNPIGVADYGVALYYGEPLLAYSYETSEVLGVAFIRSLNVTDVRGDCGVKAGDDYADIQLNSIVKAGDGYYIVQDVVILNGTAASIVDNVWNITSLNATLSNVMGLGSIGDFNGQQYYAYSRVIGELKTPFNLTLAIMVSGVNSAHLSFGYGVQGSLIWFDNVTLINAGKPSIIVNGSSYVEFGIPIDTELVLTGPVCGIWAVVKSVNATFTLLHRVNESYYPAPYTWGIGTLTGEAVANASALVSNGVNVQITGSAYEYPGPLYYYVPVFISLINGSEFIMVPKGYMLNLTLGRLITGNSSVIKRIEFVINETRIINSSSVTIIVNGPTEVRVIYNQLFEVKLIGLSGNETPLVYWYPKGYVLKLKEPRYLGLMVFRGYLLNNGTLVKYPEATLIINGSLTIKVLWGNEVSIGTLTVMYLVFPVLSLLMIMILIMLTLSDEGNRH
- a CDS encoding ParA family protein — protein: MTIIITVVSGSKGGTGKTTIAVNTATLAAYRLRGSSPYPVVLLDLGVDNGSASKVLLGSLTKVNYTLSDYLTGKINNPLYALYLKSWVIGNEEMRLVFSVPGSIVEGLPLFKLRYIIRVIMEYLKPIMMVIDTPSVGFTRQFLEPILSESTYVIPVTTVDHSSIESLSSIVGFIKGIKSNATILPPILNMFDYKYPVDPTTGKEWVKVVEEITGIKPYTVAYDKLLYVTRQAMEVEVLKLSPSESPALRDIIKYFNEVVLPLTTKH
- the tes gene encoding tetraether lipid synthase Tes, producing MQELVVGKTIEESTAKPLVDLSRFRLPKTFTRMINDQNLQTMYKKKFNLPEPSRIIKLSTSVCPVCNKQVPMVVYEHNNIIWLKKTCPEHGQFLDIYWGDAEMYYYFLQWDDPNYIGKGVANPNTDVVYYEEAGGCPFGCGLCPVHKTNTVLSIIDVTNRCNMKCPVCFANAGVAGYVYEPSLADIERMMRILRSQGPWAPNALQLSGGEPTVRNDLPEIVRMAKKLGFDHVEVNTNGIRIANDINYYKALLDAGVSTIYLQFDTIDPNNKGVWRHRLYDPKAYAELKKKVIDNARKLGHRSIVLVVTMAKNYNEKDIGKILDFAVKNRDVVRWVNVQPVSFSGRAKEYSPEELRQYRITIPDVIIETEKQTGGKISRWDWRPVNWPVALGKLVEVLTNSPKPLFTNNPVCGASTFIYYDEDAKDIVPITKLVDVDGFEAEIWRIYNEAVKGGVHRAIGSLKTLKLLKYVKHKAVKDLLQDVIVKKSYDALGKFMFNIIGIGIMHFMDTMNFDVQRIQRCDIHYAVPDGRIIPFCTLNNFHRDRIEKNLKMDAKDWLKLNPGKFITGFA